Proteins encoded together in one Eubalaena glacialis isolate mEubGla1 chromosome 7, mEubGla1.1.hap2.+ XY, whole genome shotgun sequence window:
- the KBTBD8 gene encoding kelch repeat and BTB domain-containing protein 8: MAASADLSKSSPTPNGIPSSDTANDAMDPFHACSILKQLKTMYDEGQLTDIVVEVDHGKTFSCHRNVLAAISPYFRSMFTSGLTESTQKEVRIVGVEAESMDLVLNYAYTSRVVLTEANVQALFTAASIFQIPSIQDQCAKYMISHLDPQNSIGVFIFADHYGHQELGDRSKEYIRKKFLCVTKEQEFLQLTKEQLISILDSDDLNVDREEHVYESIVRWFEHEQNEREVHLPEIFAKCIRFPLMEDTFIEKIPPQFAQAIAKSYVEKGPSSTNGCTQRLGMTASEMIICFDAAHKHSGKKQTVPCLDIFTGRVFKLCKPPNDLREVGILVSPDNDIYIAGGYRPSSSEVSIDHKAENDFWMYDHSTNRWLSKPSLLRARIGCKLVYCCGKMYAIGGRVYEGDGRNSLKSVECYDSRENCWMTVCAMPVAMEFHNAVEYKEKIYVLQGEFFLFYEPQKDYWGFLTPMTVPRIQGLAAVYKNSIYYIAGTCGNHQRMFTVEAYDIELNKWTRKKDFPCDESINPYLKLVLFQNKLHLFVRATQVTVEEHVFRTSRKNSLYQYDDITDQWMKVYETPDRLWDLGRHFECAVAKLYPQCLQKVL; this comes from the exons ATGGCCGCGTCGGCAG ATTTAAGTAAGTCTTCCCCAACACCGAATGGGATTCCATCTTCAGACACAGCCAACGATGCCATGGACCCCTTCCATGCTTGCAGTATTCTAAAGCAACTCAAAACAATGTACGATGAAGGACAGCTGACAGACATTGTAGTGGAAGTGGATCACGGGAAAACATTTTCCTGTCATAGAAACGTTCTTGCTGCAATCAGCCCTTACTTCAG ATCCATGTTCACTAGCGGCCTTACAGAAAGCACTCAAAAAGAAGTTCGAATCGTCGGTGTTGAAGCTGAGTCGATGGACTTAGTGTTGAACTATGCCTATACCTCCAGAGTTGTTCTGACAGAGGCCAATGTTCAAGCCTTGTTCACTGCAGCTAGCATCTTCCAAATTCCCTCCATCCAAGACCAATGTGCTAAGTACATGATAAGTCATTTGGACCCACAGAATTCTATTGGGGTCTTCATCTTTGCTGATCATTATGGTCATCAGGAACTCGGAGATCGATCTAAAGAATACATTCGTAAAAAGTTCCTGTGTGTCACCAAAGAACAAGAGTTTCTTCAGTTGACGAAAGAACAACTGATAAGTATCCTAGACAGTGACGATTTAAACGTAGACCGGGAAGAGCATGTTTATGAGAGCATTGTAAGGTGGTTTGAACATGAACAGAATGAAAGAGAAGTGCACCTTCCAGAAATTTTTGCCAAATGCATACGTTTTCCTCTGATGGAGGACACCTTTATAGAGAAAATTCCACCTCAGTTTGCACAGGCTATAGCCAAAAGCTATGTGGAAAAGGGACCATCCAGTACCAATGGCTGTACACAGAGACTTGGAATGACTGCATCGGAAATGATCATATGTTTTGATGCTGCCCACAAACACTCAGGAAAGAAGCAAACAGTGCCTTGTCTAGATATATTCACAGGAAGAGTGTTCAAACTATGCAAACCACCAAATGATCTAAGAGAAGTTGGGATTCTCGTATCACCGGATAATGATATTTATATAGCAGGAGGGTACAGGCCAAGCAGTAGTGAGGTATCCATCGACCACAAGGCAGAAAATGATTTCTGGATGTATGACCATTCCACTAATAGGTGGCTATCCAAACCGTCCTTGCTTCGAGCCAGAATAGGCTGCAAACTGGTGTATTGCTGTGGTAAGATGTATGCAATTGGAGGGCGAGTTTATGAAGGCGATGGGAGAAACTCACTAAAATCTGTGGAGTGCTACGACAGCAGAGAGAACTGCTGGATGACCGTTTGTGCCATGCCTGTTGCTATGGAGTTTCATAATGCTGTGGAGTACAAAGAGAAGATCTATGTTTTACAGG gagAATTTTTCCTCTTCTATGAGCCTCAGAAAGACTACTGGGGTTTCTTAACCCCCATGACTGTGCCTAGAATCCAGGGCTTAGCAGCTGTATACAAGAACTCTATCTACTACATAGCTGGAACCTGTGGAAATCATCAGCGGATGTTTACTGTAGAAGCCTATGATATTGAGCTCAATAAATGGACTCGTAAGAAGGACTTTCCTTGTGATGAGTCCATAAACCCATACCTTAAACTGGTACTTTTCCAGAATAAACTCCATTTATTTGTCCGAGCTACTCAAGTGACCGTTGAAGAACATGTCTTCAGAACCAGCAGAAAAAATTCCCTTTACCAATATGATGACATCACTGACCAATGGATGAAAGTGTACGAGACCCCAGATCGGCTCTGGGACCTTGGCCGGCATTTTGAATGTGCTGTTGCTAAACTCTATCCTCAGTGTCTTCAGAAAGTACTTTAA